From Oncorhynchus clarkii lewisi isolate Uvic-CL-2024 chromosome 26, UVic_Ocla_1.0, whole genome shotgun sequence, the proteins below share one genomic window:
- the LOC139385128 gene encoding transmembrane protein 138-like, whose amino-acid sequence MCATLDPARSHTQPGRPAFGPEMLQTNNYSLVLLIQLSLLTFDLFVNSFSELLRAAPVVQLVLFIIQDIAILFNLIIILLMLFNTYVFQVGLVSLLLERFRALLLLSALYLTLSISLHSWIMNLRWLKSNRYVWTDGLQVLFVFQRIASVLYYYFYKRTTEYLGDPRLYEDSPWLRDAFANARARQ is encoded by the exons atgtgcgcCACCTTGGATCCTGCTCGGAGCCACACACAGCCCGGGCGCCCAGCCTTCGGCCCGGAGATGCTACAGACCAACAACTACTCCCTGGTGCTGCTGATCCAGCTGAGCTTGTTGACCTTTGACCTGTTTGTCAACTCCTTCAGCGAGCTGCTGAGGGCCGCGCCCGTCGTCCAGCTGGTGCTCTTCAT tatccaGGACATAGCCATCCTGTTTAACCTGATCATCATTCTGCTGATGCTGTTCAACACCTACGTGTTCCAGGTGGGCCTGGTGTCCTTGCTGCTGGAGCGCTTCAGGGCCCTGCTGCTGCTCTCCGCCCTCTACCTGACCCTCAGCATCTCCCTACACTCCTGGATCATG AATCTACGCTGGCTAAAATCAAACCGCTATGTGTGGACTGATGGTCTCCAAGTGCTTTTTGTCTTCCAAAGAATAG CGTCCGTGTTGTACTACTACTTCTACAAGCGCACCACAGAGTACCTGGGTGACCCTCGGCTCTATGAAGACTCGCCTTGGCTCAGAGACGCCTTTGCCAATGCCAGGGCCCGCCAGTGA